The stretch of DNA ACCAGCTCGGCATTGAGGATCTGCGCTTTATCCCCATCTCGGCCCTCGAGGGGGACAACGTGGTGAATCGCAGCGAGAAGAGCCCCTGGTACACCGGGCCCTCCCTGATGGAGATTCTTGAGACCGTAGAGCTGTCCGGTGATCGCAATATGGAAAATTTCCGCTTCCCGGTGCAGTACGTCAATCGACCCAACCTCAATTACCGTGGCTTCTGCGGTACCGTTGCGTCAGGGGTGGTAGCGCCTGGCGATGAGGTAGTCGCCCTGCCCTCGGGTAAGCGCAGCCGGGTAAAAACCATCGATACCTACGATGGGACACTACAGGAGGCGTTTGCGTCCCAGGCCGTGACCATCACCCTGGAGGATGAGATCGACGTCAGCCGTGGCGATATGCTGGTCAAGAGCGACGACCTGCCACTATCGGCCAACCATTTCGAGGCAACCCTGGTGTGGATGAGCGAGGGGGCCCTTAAGTGCGGGCGCCAGTACGACTTCAAGTTCTCCTCCAACCTGACCACAGGGGCGGTCACTGACATTCTCTACAACATCGACGTCAACACCCTGGAGCACAAGGGGGCAGAGCAGCTGCAGCTCAATGAAATTGCGCGCTGTCGTGTGAGTGTCAACAAGCACGTCGCCTTTGATCCCTACCACAAGAGTCGCACAACCGGCGCCTTTATCGTCATTGATCGCCTGACCAACGTCACGGTCGGTGCGGGGATGATCAATGGCATCGGCAGCGAGGAGCGTAACCATCAGCCGGTCAGCGCCAGCGAGCGCAGCTTGCGACTGGACCAGAAGCCGGCCCTGATCGAGTTGGTGGGTGAGCAGATTGAGGAGCGCCTGGTGACCCTTGAGCGCGGCCTCTTCGAGCGCGGCAAGACGGTTCTGCTGCTGCCCCAGGATGCCGAGCTTAACGCCGCCATGGTGAATGCCCTGGGCAACGCCGGGCTGGTGGTGTTGGCACCGGTCAGCACCCCGCGGACCGCCGATGCGCTGCTCAGCCGGGCGATCGACTCCGAGCGATCCGTAGATGAGGCGCTGGAAGAGATTCTTGCGCTGACTTCGCGCTAATCCGGCGTAGCGTGCCTGAATGAACGGCAGCCATCGGCTGCCGTTTTTTTTTTGCCAGTGAAAGGACCTGTCTGGCGCATTATTAAAATGGTGCGCATTGTTGGTGCGGGACGACCAGGGCGAGTCACCATTTTAAGCCGTTGAGTGCCCCGAAACTGGTCTATTGTTGGTGCAAGTGGTTTTTTTGGGTGCAAATTTTTTCCTGTGGCCCGCAAAAGGCCAGCAAAGCAACTCGGCAGCTCCCTTTCGATTGCACTGCTCTGGAAAACTTGTTTTAGTTGAGCCATAAGTACGAGGGGCCATGCGCTATCGTACTGAGTCTTGAGAGTGACCGGATCGACCGTTGCATGAAAAAGGGGCGGTCCTTGTTGCTTGCAATATCACGGAGTTTCGAAAGGGCCCCATCGGGTTGAGAAGCTTCGTTTGAAGATAAAAAAACGATCAGTAACCAATTAAGGATAGGATATGAAAAAGCTAGGAATCTTTGCAGCAGCGGCTGCCATGGGTCTTACTTTCGCCCAGAGTGCTCTTGCTGAGGACGTGACCCTCAAGGCCGTCAAAGAGCGTGGTTTTTTGCAGTGTGGTGTGAGTACGGGTCTGCCCGGTTTCTCCAACCCCGATGAGAAGGGTAACTGGACCGGTATGGACGTCGATGTCTGTCGTGCCGTTGCCGCAGCTACTCTGGGAGATGCCAGCAAGGTTAAGTACACCCCGCTGACCGCCAAGGAGCGCTTTACCGCCCTTCAGTCCGGCGAGATTGACGTGCTGTCCCGCAATACCACCTGGACCCAGACTCGGGATACTTCCCTCGGCCTCAACTTTGCCGGCGTCAACTACTACGATGGTCAGGGCTTCATGGTTTCCAAGTCTCTGGGCGTGAAGAGCGCGCTGGAGCTGGACGGTGCGGCTGTCTGTATCCAGGCGGGTACCACCACCGAACTGAACCTGGCTGACTACTTCCGCGAAAACAACATGAAGTACCAGCCGGTGGTATTTGATACCTCCGACCAGACTGTAAAGGGCTTTGAAGCGGGCCGTTGCGATATTCTCACCTCCGATGCCTCCCAGCTGTATGCCTTGCGCATCAAGCTGGCCAACCCCGACAGCGCCGTGGTACTGCCAGAGATCATCTCCAAGGAGCCCCTTGGCCCCGTGGTACGCCAGGGTGACGACCAGTGGTTCAATATCGTCAAGTGGAGCATGAACGCGCTGATCAACGCGGAAGAGCTGGGACTGACCTCCGCCAATATTGACGAGAAGAAGATGGGCGACAACCCTGGGGTGATGCGCTTTGTTGGTATCGATGGACCCAAGGGTAAGGGTATGGACCTGGCCGACGACTGGGCTTACCAGATCGTCAAGCAGGTGGGTAACTACGGTGAGGTCTTCGACCGCAACGTTGGTGCCGGCTCTGCGCTCAACATCGAACGTGGCGTGAACGCATTGTGGAGCAAAGGTGGGTTTATGTACGCACCGCCCATGCGCTAAGCCGCTTGTTTGGAACGGCTACAGCCACAAGCTGTGGCCGTTTCTTGTTGTTAACTCCTGACTATCCTGGGGAGTATATTGATGCCGGAAGAGACAAAATATTCGGCGAATTCCAAGCCAAAGTTCTGGAATGATCCCGAAAAGCGGGCCCTCCTGTTCCAGGTGCTGATGGTTGGAACCGTTATCCTGTTTATCCTTTATATCGTCAGCAACACCCTTTCAAACCTTGAGACCCGAGGCATTTCAACCGGTTTCGACTTCCTGAGTCAGACGGCGGGTTTTGATATTTTGCTGACGCTGATTCCCTACGACGCGACCTACAGCTTTGGGCGTACCTTCGTGGTGGGATTGATGAACACCATGCTGGTGTCATTTTTGGGTGTTGTTTTGGCGACCCTGCTGGGATTCATTGTAGGTATTGCCCGCTTGTCCCATAACTGGCTGATTGCCAAGATGGCCGCCATTTATGTAGAAGTGTTCCGCAATATCCCGCTCCTGCTGCAGATCTTTTTTTGGTACTTCGCTGTGCTGCAGGTGCTTCCATCTCC from Aestuariirhabdus litorea encodes:
- the cysN gene encoding sulfate adenylyltransferase subunit CysN; translated protein: MSHQSDLIATDINEYLAQHERKELLHLLTCGSVDDGKSTLIGRLLHDSKMIYEDQLEAVRADTVKHGTTGGKLDLALLVDGLQAEREQGITIDVAYRYFSTARRKFIIADTPGHEQYTRNMATGASTCELAIILIDARHGVMTQTRRHSFIASLLGIRHVVVAINKMDLMDFSEQVYNDIREQYLTFADQLGIEDLRFIPISALEGDNVVNRSEKSPWYTGPSLMEILETVELSGDRNMENFRFPVQYVNRPNLNYRGFCGTVASGVVAPGDEVVALPSGKRSRVKTIDTYDGTLQEAFASQAVTITLEDEIDVSRGDMLVKSDDLPLSANHFEATLVWMSEGALKCGRQYDFKFSSNLTTGAVTDILYNIDVNTLEHKGAEQLQLNEIARCRVSVNKHVAFDPYHKSRTTGAFIVIDRLTNVTVGAGMINGIGSEERNHQPVSASERSLRLDQKPALIELVGEQIEERLVTLERGLFERGKTVLLLPQDAELNAAMVNALGNAGLVVLAPVSTPRTADALLSRAIDSERSVDEALEEILALTSR
- a CDS encoding amino acid ABC transporter substrate-binding protein, giving the protein MKKLGIFAAAAAMGLTFAQSALAEDVTLKAVKERGFLQCGVSTGLPGFSNPDEKGNWTGMDVDVCRAVAAATLGDASKVKYTPLTAKERFTALQSGEIDVLSRNTTWTQTRDTSLGLNFAGVNYYDGQGFMVSKSLGVKSALELDGAAVCIQAGTTTELNLADYFRENNMKYQPVVFDTSDQTVKGFEAGRCDILTSDASQLYALRIKLANPDSAVVLPEIISKEPLGPVVRQGDDQWFNIVKWSMNALINAEELGLTSANIDEKKMGDNPGVMRFVGIDGPKGKGMDLADDWAYQIVKQVGNYGEVFDRNVGAGSALNIERGVNALWSKGGFMYAPPMR